From the genome of Pectobacterium atrosepticum:
AGTTCATCGTGCTGTGTGATCTGGCGGAGTGCGATCCGGCTGAATGGTTATCCCCTTATCTGGGCGATATTGTTGCTCAGGGGCTTAGCCAGACGGCACAGAAAACACTGAGTTTCCTGAGACGGTCATTACATCAGCAGCAACATTTCCTTTCCGAGACGTTAACGGAAGAGTGGCGATTGGCACCGGGAAAACTGGAGAATGCCTGGTTCCATGAGGAAATTGTTGCGCTGGATAAATCCGTCGATACGTTGTCCGAACGGCTGGCGAAATTGGAGGCTTTACGATGACGCCCAGCGAATTACGCCGCCTCTACAGCATTGTGCGTGTACTGTTGAGCTACGGTCTGGACGAACTCATTCCTAAGATGCGTCTGACGTTTCCGCTGCGTGTGGGGCGTCGCCTGCTATTTTGGTTACCTAATCGCCACCGCAACATGCCTTTAGGGGAACGTCTGCGTTTAGCGCTTCAGGAATTGGGGCCAGTGTGGATTAAGTTTGGGCAAATGATGTCGACGCGCCGCGATCTGTTCCCGCCCGCTATCGCCGATCAACTGGCGATGTTGCAGGATAAGGTTGAGCCATTTGATGGCAAACTGGCGCGTGAGCAGATTGAGTTGGCGATGGAGGGTATCCCTCTTGAAGAGTGGTTTGATGATTTTGACATCAAACCGTTGGCCTCGGCCTCGATTGCACAGGTTCATACCGCCCGTCTGAAAAGTACGGGAAAAGAAATCGTTATCAAGGTGATCCGCCCGGATATTCTGCCAGTCATCAAGGCAGATATGCGCTTGATGAAACGTCTGGCTGGCTGGTTGCCCCGCCTGTTGCCGGATGGTCGCCGCTTGCGTCCGCGCGAAGTGGTGATGGAATACGAAAAAACGTTACTTGATGAGCTGAACTTGCTGCGAGAAGCGGCAAATGCCATCCAACTACGGCGTAATTTTGAGAATAGCCCGATGCTGTATGTGCCGGAAATTTATTCTGATTATTGCAGAGAAAGTATGTTGGTAATGGAACGTATCTACGGTATTCCTGTTTCTGATGTCGACGCGCTGAAAGCCAATGGCACGGATATGAAGTTACTGGCAGAACGCGGCGTTCAGGTTTTCTTCACGCAGGTATTTCGCGACAGTTTCTTCCACGCGGATATGCATCCCGGCAATATCTTTATTAGTTACGATCACCCGGAAGACCCGCAATACATCGGGATTGATTGTGGTATCGTCGGTTCGTTGAATAAAGAAGATAAGCGCTATCTGGCCGAGAATTTTATCGCCTTCTTCAACCGTGATTATCGCAAAGTCGCCGAACTGCATGTGGATTCGGGCTGGGTGCCTCCAGACACCAATGTTGCAGATTTTGAGTTTGCTATTCGTACGGTCTGTGAGCCGATTTTTGAGAAGCCGTTAGCGGAAATTTCGTTCGGCCATGTATTATTGAATTTGTTTAATACGGCGCGTCGCTTCAATATGGAAGTACAGCCTCAACTGGTGTTGCTGCAAAAAACGTTGCTGTATATTGAAGGTGTTGGTCGGCAGCTTTATCCGCAGCTCGACCTGTGGAAAACGGCTAAGCCGTTTCTGGAGAGCTGGCTGAAGCAACAGGTCGGTTTACCTGCGGTTTTTCGTGCGCTCAAAGAAAAGGCACCGTTCTGGGCTGAGAAATTACCGGAAATCCCTGAACTTTTTTATGACGGACTTCGTCAGCATAAGATGTTAAAACAAAGCGTCGATAAGCTGGCATATGAGCTGAGAACGCAGCAGGCACGTCAAGGACAGTCACGATATCTTTTGGGTATTGGCGCAACGCTGCTAATCGGTGGTACGTTGTTACTGATCAGTCGTGTTGAAGCCGATATGGTTCCCACAGGGTTGATCGCGGCAGGAATTGTCGCTTGGATTATCGGTTGGCGTCGAACTCGTTGAAGCAGATCATGATGCACGTCAGAATTACCCGATACAATAACGAGAATTCTGTCGTTCCCCTTTTTGAAAAGAGGTAAATGTTATGGGTGGTATTAGTCTTTGGAACCTGTTGATTATCGCAGTTATCGTCATCTTGCTGTTCGGAACCAACAAGCTGAGAACGCTGGGTTCTGATCTGGGTGCATCCATCAAGGGCTTTAAAAAAGCGATGGGTGACGATCAGCCGTCCACGAATGCAGACAAAGCGCAGCCAGATGCTGATTTCTCTACTAAATCTATCGCTGACAACCAATCAGACGCCAAGCAGGGCGACACGAAGAGCCAGCATAAAGAGCAGGTGTAATCTGTGTTCGATATCGGTTTTGGTGAATTGCTATTGGTGATGGTTCTCGGCCTGATAGTCCTTGGGCCTGAGCGTTTGCCTGTTGCAGTCAGAACGGTTGCAAGCTGGATCAGGACGCTGCGTTCACTGGCGTCTACGGTTCAGAATGAACTGTCTCAGGAGCTGAAACTCCAGGAGTTTCAGGAAAGCCTGAAGAAAGTCGAAAAAGCCAGTTTGCAGAATCTGTCGCCTGAGTTGAAAGCCTCAATGGATGAACTTAAAGATGCGGCAGAAGCGATGAAACGTGGCTATACCGAGATACCGTCACCGCAAAAATCAGACGATCCCAAAAAATCAGGTGATCATAGTGCGACGGTGGAACCGCAGAGCA
Proteins encoded in this window:
- the tatA gene encoding Sec-independent protein translocase subunit TatA, whose protein sequence is MGGISLWNLLIIAVIVILLFGTNKLRTLGSDLGASIKGFKKAMGDDQPSTNADKAQPDADFSTKSIADNQSDAKQGDTKSQHKEQV
- the ubiB gene encoding ubiquinone biosynthesis regulatory protein kinase UbiB — translated: MTPSELRRLYSIVRVLLSYGLDELIPKMRLTFPLRVGRRLLFWLPNRHRNMPLGERLRLALQELGPVWIKFGQMMSTRRDLFPPAIADQLAMLQDKVEPFDGKLAREQIELAMEGIPLEEWFDDFDIKPLASASIAQVHTARLKSTGKEIVIKVIRPDILPVIKADMRLMKRLAGWLPRLLPDGRRLRPREVVMEYEKTLLDELNLLREAANAIQLRRNFENSPMLYVPEIYSDYCRESMLVMERIYGIPVSDVDALKANGTDMKLLAERGVQVFFTQVFRDSFFHADMHPGNIFISYDHPEDPQYIGIDCGIVGSLNKEDKRYLAENFIAFFNRDYRKVAELHVDSGWVPPDTNVADFEFAIRTVCEPIFEKPLAEISFGHVLLNLFNTARRFNMEVQPQLVLLQKTLLYIEGVGRQLYPQLDLWKTAKPFLESWLKQQVGLPAVFRALKEKAPFWAEKLPEIPELFYDGLRQHKMLKQSVDKLAYELRTQQARQGQSRYLLGIGATLLIGGTLLLISRVEADMVPTGLIAAGIVAWIIGWRRTR
- the tatB gene encoding Sec-independent protein translocase subunit TatB; the protein is MFDIGFGELLLVMVLGLIVLGPERLPVAVRTVASWIRTLRSLASTVQNELSQELKLQEFQESLKKVEKASLQNLSPELKASMDELKDAAEAMKRGYTEIPSPQKSDDPKKSGDHSATVEPQSNIPLNDPEAAYDGVIEAETAVRPADSQQEPENAAVAENHNDGRHATSDEAVGNNNVKPEQSQPSAASARQPSDSR